In Acropora palmata chromosome 7, jaAcrPala1.3, whole genome shotgun sequence, one genomic interval encodes:
- the LOC141886190 gene encoding uncharacterized protein LOC141886190 isoform X1, producing MKISDTHQLSWIVFLFAGIWCVSFASECVPPYGYKGCACTNSPKEINNTEFVNLLPLKSNSSSPRFTTEDTIKWFYSYSPCGVFNKFINQNQTGYKACVKASVGRWTQESTHVCESLGDDSSAKFLSTKVGDDDGNIKSNLTLAFRNSISGHGAKISLICNETMAENEAIFEFINVTNMPTDTYYLALTSKCCYKGKCGIPPAIIPTRTTTGSPKGGSAKQLKEAWKIALIVIGGVLFVLIVALIVYCCKKNRSGYQMI from the exons ATGAAGATATCAGATACTCATCAGCTCAGCtggattgtttttttatttgcgggaatcTGGTGTGTTTCGTTTGCTTCAGAATGTGTTCCCCCTTATGGTTACAAAGGCTGTGCGTGCACGAACTCACCGAAGGAGATAAACAACACAGAATTCGTAAATCTGTTGCCCCTAAAGTCGAATTCTTCCAGTCCAAG GTTTACAACTGAGGATACCATAAAATGGTTTTACTCTTACAGCCCTTGTGGAGTGTTTAATAAATTTATCAACCAAAATCAAACTGGATATAAAGCGTGCGTGAAAGCATCA GTTGGCAGATGGACTCAGGAATCCACTCATGTGTGCGAGAGCCTTGGAGATGACtcaagtgcaaaatttttgagcACCAAGGTTGGAGATGATGATGGCAATATTAAATCAAACCTTACCCTTGCTTTCAG GAATAGTATTTCAGGTCATGGAGCCAAAATTTCACTGATCTGCAATGAAACAATGGCAGAGAATGAGGCcatctttgaatttattaatgttACAAATATGCCCACAGACACCTAT TATCTTGCATTGACAAGCAAATGTTGCTATAAAGGAAAGTGCGGTATACCTCCAG CGATAATACCCACTAGAACTACCACAGGATCGCCAAAAG gAGGAAGCGCAAAGCAGCTCAAAGAAGCCTGGAAAATTGCTTTGATTGTTATTGGCGGTGTCTTATTTGTTCTTATCGTTGCTCTGATCGTATACTGCTGCAAGAAGAATCGTAGTGGCTACCAAATGATTTAA
- the LOC141886190 gene encoding uncharacterized protein LOC141886190 isoform X2 yields MCSPLWLQRLCVHELTEGDKQHRIRKSVAPKVEFFQSKGPMKVGDGLPSTIQALSRGCRFTTEDTIKWFYSYSPCGVFNKFINQNQTGYKACVKASVGRWTQESTHVCESLGDDSSAKFLSTKVGDDDGNIKSNLTLAFRNSISGHGAKISLICNETMAENEAIFEFINVTNMPTDTYYLALTSKCCYKGKCGIPPAIIPTRTTTGSPKGGSAKQLKEAWKIALIVIGGVLFVLIVALIVYCCKKNRSGYQMI; encoded by the exons ATGTGTTCCCCCTTATGGTTACAAAGGCTGTGCGTGCACGAACTCACCGAAGGAGATAAACAACACAGAATTCGTAAATCTGTTGCCCCTAAAGTCGAATTCTTCCAGTCCAAG GGGCCTATGAAAGTGGGTGATGGACTGCCAAGCACAATACAAGCCTTGAGCAGGGGGTgcag GTTTACAACTGAGGATACCATAAAATGGTTTTACTCTTACAGCCCTTGTGGAGTGTTTAATAAATTTATCAACCAAAATCAAACTGGATATAAAGCGTGCGTGAAAGCATCA GTTGGCAGATGGACTCAGGAATCCACTCATGTGTGCGAGAGCCTTGGAGATGACtcaagtgcaaaatttttgagcACCAAGGTTGGAGATGATGATGGCAATATTAAATCAAACCTTACCCTTGCTTTCAG GAATAGTATTTCAGGTCATGGAGCCAAAATTTCACTGATCTGCAATGAAACAATGGCAGAGAATGAGGCcatctttgaatttattaatgttACAAATATGCCCACAGACACCTAT TATCTTGCATTGACAAGCAAATGTTGCTATAAAGGAAAGTGCGGTATACCTCCAG CGATAATACCCACTAGAACTACCACAGGATCGCCAAAAG gAGGAAGCGCAAAGCAGCTCAAAGAAGCCTGGAAAATTGCTTTGATTGTTATTGGCGGTGTCTTATTTGTTCTTATCGTTGCTCTGATCGTATACTGCTGCAAGAAGAATCGTAGTGGCTACCAAATGATTTAA
- the LOC141886190 gene encoding uncharacterized protein LOC141886190 isoform X3 → MNFQTEFTTEDTIKWFYSYSPCGVFNKFINQNQTGYKACVKASVGRWTQESTHVCESLGDDSSAKFLSTKVGDDDGNIKSNLTLAFRNSISGHGAKISLICNETMAENEAIFEFINVTNMPTDTYYLALTSKCCYKGKCGIPPAIIPTRTTTGSPKGGSAKQLKEAWKIALIVIGGVLFVLIVALIVYCCKKNRSGYQMI, encoded by the exons ATGAACTTCCAGACTGA GTTTACAACTGAGGATACCATAAAATGGTTTTACTCTTACAGCCCTTGTGGAGTGTTTAATAAATTTATCAACCAAAATCAAACTGGATATAAAGCGTGCGTGAAAGCATCA GTTGGCAGATGGACTCAGGAATCCACTCATGTGTGCGAGAGCCTTGGAGATGACtcaagtgcaaaatttttgagcACCAAGGTTGGAGATGATGATGGCAATATTAAATCAAACCTTACCCTTGCTTTCAG GAATAGTATTTCAGGTCATGGAGCCAAAATTTCACTGATCTGCAATGAAACAATGGCAGAGAATGAGGCcatctttgaatttattaatgttACAAATATGCCCACAGACACCTAT TATCTTGCATTGACAAGCAAATGTTGCTATAAAGGAAAGTGCGGTATACCTCCAG CGATAATACCCACTAGAACTACCACAGGATCGCCAAAAG gAGGAAGCGCAAAGCAGCTCAAAGAAGCCTGGAAAATTGCTTTGATTGTTATTGGCGGTGTCTTATTTGTTCTTATCGTTGCTCTGATCGTATACTGCTGCAAGAAGAATCGTAGTGGCTACCAAATGATTTAA